In Oryza brachyantha chromosome 1, ObraRS2, whole genome shotgun sequence, the following are encoded in one genomic region:
- the LOC102714965 gene encoding brassinosteroid LRR receptor kinase BRI1 codes for MDSLWVAIAALFVVVARGAAAADDAQLLEEFRQAVPNQAALKGWSGGDGACRFPGAGCRNGRLTSLSLAGVPLNAEFRAVAATLLQLASVETLSLRGANVSGALSVAAGARCGSRLQALDLSGNAALRGSVADVAALAGACGGLKTLNLSGDAVGAAKVGGGGGPGFAGLDSLDLSNNKITEESDLRWMVDAGVGAVRWLDLALNRISSLPEFTNCSGLQYLDLSGNLIVGEVPGGVLSDCRGLKVLNLSFNHLAGEFPADIASLTSLNALNLSNNNFSGELPSEVFAKLQLLTALSLSFNHFNGSIPDSVAGLPELQQLDLSSNTFSGTIPSSLCQDPNSKLHLLYLQNNYLAGGIPDAISNCTSLVSLDLSLNYINGSIPASLGDLVNLQDLILWQNELEGAIPASLSRIQGLEHLILDYNGLSGSIPPELEKCTKLNWISLASNRLSGPIPSWFGRLSYLSILKLSNNSFSGPIPPELGDCQSLVWLDLNSNLLNGSIPKELAKQSGKMNVGLVVGRPYVYLRNDELSSECRGKGSLLEFTSIRPDDLGRMPSKKLCNFTRMYVGSTEYTFNKNGSMIFLDLSYNQLDSEIPSELGDMFYLMIMNLGHNLLSGIIPPALAGAKKLAVLDLSYNQLEGPIPNSFSTLSLSEINLSNNRLNGTIPELGSLATFPKSQYENNTGLCGFPLPQCDHTFPKSSDDHQSHRRQASMASSIAMGLLFALFCVIVVIIAIGSKRRRQKNEEASTSRDIYIDSRSHSATINSDWRHNLSGTNALSINLAAFEKPLQNLTLADLVEATNGFHIACQIGSGGFGDVYKAQLKDGKIVAIKKLIHVSGQGDREFTAEMETIGKIKHRNLVPLLGYCKAGEERLLVYDYMKFGSLEDVLHDRKKIGKKLNWEARRKIAVGAARGLAFLHHSCIPHIIHRDMKSSNVLIDEHLEARVSDFGMARLMSVVDTHLSVSTLAGTPGYVPPEYYQSFRCTTKGDVYSYGVVLLELLTGKPPTDSADFGEDNNLVGWVKQHTKLKITDVFDPELLKEDPPIELELLEHLKIACACLDDRPSRRPTMLKVMAMFKEIQAGATVDSKTSSVATGSIDEGGYGVLDMPLREAKEEKD; via the coding sequence ATGGATTCCCTGTGGGTGGCGATAGCGGCGCTGTTTGTGGTGGTGGCgaggggggcggcggcggccgacgacgcGCAGCTGCTGGAGGAGTTCAGGCAGGCGGTGCCGAACCAGGCGGCACTCAAGGGGTGGAGCGGGGGAGACGGCGCGTGCAGGTTCCCGGGCGCCGGGTGCCGGAACGGGAGGCTCACGTCGCTGTCGCTCGCCGGGGTGCCGCTCAATGCGGAGTTCCGAGCCGTCGCGGCCACCCTGCTGCAGCTCGCCAGCGTCGAGACGCTGAGCCTCCGTGGCGCGAACGTCAGCGGCGCGCTCTCGGTGGCGGCTGGCGCGAGGTGTGGGAGCAGGCTGCAGGCGCTCGATTTGTCCGGGAATGCTGCGCTCCGGGGCTCCGTCGCCGACGTGGCGGCCCTGGCCGGCGCCTGCGGCGGCCTGAAGACGTTGAATCTTTCCGGCGATGCGGTTGGTGCGGCGAAggtcggtggcggtggcggtccgGGCTTTGCTGGGCTGGACTCGCTTGATTTGTCCAACAACAAGATCACCGAGGAAAGCGACCTCCGGTGGATGGTGGATGCCGGAGTCGGGGCAGTCCGGTGGTTGGACCTTGCCTTGAACAGGATCTCCAGCCTCCCGGAGTTCACCAACTGCTCCGGGCTGCAGTACCTTGACCTCTCCGGCAACCTCATCGTCGGTGAGGTGCCCGGCGGAGTACTTTCCGACTGCCGCGGTCTGAAAGTGCTCAACCTCTCCTTCaaccacctcgccggcgagtTCCCCGCGGACATCGCAAGCCTCACCTCGCTCAACGCCCTCAACCTCTCCAATAACAACTtctccggcgagctccccAGCGAGGTTTTCGCTAAGCTGCAGCTGCTTACGGCGCTCTCGCTCTCCTTCAACCACTTCAACGGCTCCATCCCGGACTCCGTGGCTGGGCTGCCAGAGCTCCAGCAGCTCGACCTCAGCTCCAACACCTTCTCCGGCACCATCCCGTCGTCCCTCTGCCAAGATCCCAACTCCAAGCTCCATCTGCTGTACCTTCAGAACAActacctcgccggcggcatcCCAGATGCCATCTCCAACTGCACCAGCCTCGTCTCCCTCGACCTCAGCCTCAACTACATCAATGGGTCCATCCCCGCATCCCTCGGCGACCTTGTCAACCTGCAGGACCTCATCCTGTGGCAGAACGAGCTGGAGGGCGCGATACCGGCGTCCCTGTCGCGCATTCAAGGCCTCGAGCATCTCATCCTCGACTACAACGGGCTCAGCGGTAGCATCCCGCCGGAACTGGAGAAGTGTACGAAGCTGAACTGGATTTCCTTGGCGAGCAACCGTCTGTCCGGTCCAATCCCTTCATGGTTTGGGAGGCTCAGCTATTTGTCTATCTTGAAGCTCAGCAACAATTCCTTCTCAGGGCCTATACCGCCGGAGCTCGGTGACTGCCAGAGCTTGGTCTGGCTGGACCTGAATAGCAACCTGCTCAATGGGTCAATACCCAAAGAGTTGGCGAAGCAGTCTGGGAAGATGAATGTTGGCCTTGTTGTTGGACGGCCGTACGTTTATCTTCGAAATGACGAGCTGAGCAGTGAGTGCCGTGGCAAGGGGAGCTTGCTGGAGTTTACCAGCATCCGACCTGATGACCTCGGTCGGATGCCGAGCAAGAAGCTGTGCAACTTCACAAGGATGTATGTGGGGAGCACGGAGTATACCTTCAACAAGAATGGTTCGATGATATTTCTTGATTTGTCATATAATCAGCTAGACTCAGAGATTCCCAGCGAACTGGGGGACATGTTCTACCTCATGATCATGAATCTTGGGCACAACCTATTGTCTGGCATCATCCCACCGGCGCTAGCAGGGGCAAAGAAACTTGCTGTGCTTGACCTGTCGTACAACCAGTTGGAAGGGCCAATACCCAACTCTTTCTCAACACTTTCCTTGTCGGAGATCAATTTGTCAAATAATCGGCTGAATGGAACAATTCCAGAGCTGGGTTCCCTTGCCACATTCCCAAAGAGCCAGTATGAGAATAACACTGGTCTATGCGGCTTCCCATTGCCACAGTGTGACCATACTTTCCCAAAATCTTCAGACGACCACCAATCCCACCGGAGGCAGGCATCGATGGCAAGCAGTATTGCAATGGGACTGTTATTTGCACTGTTCTGTGTAATTGTGGTCATCATAGCCATTGGGAGCAAGAGGCGGAGGCAGAAGAACGAGGAGGCAAGCACCTCCcgtgatatatatattgatagcCGGTCACATTCTGCAACCATAAACTCTGATTGGAGGCACAATCTCTCTGGTACAAATGCTCTTAGCATCAACCTCGCGGCATTCGAGAAGCCACTACAGAATCTCACCCTGGCTGATCTTGTTGAGGCCACAAATGGCTTTCACATTGCTTGCCAAATTGGGTCTGGTGGGTTTGGAGATGTCTACAAGGCACAGCTCAAAGATGGGAAGATTGTTGCAATCAAGAAGCTAATACATGTAAGTGGGCAGGGTGACCGGGAGTTCACTGCAGAAATGGAGACCATTGGCAAGATCAAACACCGCAACCTTGTTCCGCTCCTTGGCTATTGCAAGGCTGGTGAGGAGCGGTTGTTGGTGTATGATTACATGAAGTTTGGCAGCTTGGAGGATGTATTGCATGACCGTAAAAAGATTGGCAAGAAGCTGAATTGGGAGGCAAGACGGAAAATCGCTGTTGGAGCTGCAAGGGGTTTGGCATTCCTCCACCACAGTTGCATTCCCCACATCATTCACCGAGACATGAAGTCGAGCAATGTGCTTATCGATGAGCATTTGGAAGCAAGGGTTTCTGATTTCGGTATGGCTAGGCTGATGAGCGTGGTGGATACACACCTTAGCGTGTCCACTCTTGCCGGAACGCCGGGGTATGTGCCACCGGAGTACTACCAGAGCTTCAGATGCACTACCAAGGGTGATGTTTATAGCTACGGTGTTGTGTTGCTGGAGCTGCTCACCGGGAAACCGCCGACGGACTCGGCGGACTTCGGGGAGGACAATAATCTTGTGGGATGGGTCAAGCAGCACACCAAGTTGAAGATCACCGATGTATTCGACCCTGAGCTACTGAAGGAGGATCCGCCCATTGAGCTTGAGCTGCTGGAGCATTTGAAAATCGCCTGTGCGTGTTTGGATGACCGGCCGTCGAGGCGGCCGACGATGCTGAAGGTGATGGCAATGTTCAAGGAGATCCAAGCCGGGGCGACGGTTGACTCAAAGACCTCGTCGGTAGCGACGGGCTCGATCGATGAGGGAGGCTATGGCGTCCTGGACATGCCCCTCAGGGAAGCCAAGGAGGAGAAGGATtag
- the LOC102715251 gene encoding potassium channel KAT6-like encodes MARQSGATRAAILPVTNAGMAAGSEILRLPSGEASPSLGRFVVNPHSCGYWWWQTLLIVLVLYTAWASPFELAMEKSDCGALAITELVVDAFFAVDIAASFFVAYRDTSTGTLVTDRRKIATRHLKRPGFAMDVASTIPLQMIYWIASGKRQTQYGFLNLLRLWRLRRVSKLFARLEKDIRFNYLWTRLVKLLGVTVFSLHFAACIYLSMAFHYRDKELTWIGSQIHGFEDRSVWFNYTCAVYWAMTTLATVGYGDLHAANPGEMLFSIAFMLFNIGLTSYIIGNITILVVHGTTNTFKMRDMVQRASVFGRMNGLPRATREQMMESVQLRFRMEERLEQEMLSELPKAVRSGIALHMFRGAVESCYLFQGASSKLVVQLVADMKAEFFPPKADIILENEAPTDCYIILSGEVEALTTLEDGREKHVMTIGSRGMAGEIGVMFNTPQPFTIRSRTLAQVVRISHSHMVQTVRPNTADGVIVFTNFVQYLESLKVKANEAAFVRDHLRNGCTTVLGGATMLNADESKGNAYRMLQCKEPKRVIIHEHLPDGSGTAPNGSPGKLVLLPDSFQELMKLSERKFGKAARGILTVDGAEVDDIEVLRDGDHLFYSW; translated from the exons ATGGCGAGGCAAAGCGGCGCTACAAGGGCGGCGATACTGCCGGTGACGAATGCCGGCATGGCCGCCGGAAGCGAGATTCTCCGGCTGCCATCCGGCGAGGCCTCTCCTTCCCTAGGACGATTCGTCGTTAACCCTCACAGCTGCGGCTACTG GTGGTGGCAGACGCTCCTGATCGTGCTGGTGCTGTACACGGCGTGGGCCTCGCCGTTCGAGCTGGCCATGGAGAAGTCGGACTGCGGTGCGCTCGCCATCACGGAGCTGGTCGTCGACGCCTTCTTCGCCGTCGACATTGCCGCATCCTTCTTCGTGGCGTACCGCGACACCTCCACCGGCACCCTCGTGACTGACCGCAGGAAGATCGCCACAAG GCACCTGAAACGGCCGGGCTTCGCGATGGACGTGGCCTCGACGATTCCTTTGCAGATGATCTACTGGATAGCGAGTGGCAAAAGACAAACACAGTATGGGTTCCTCAATCTTCTCCGGCTTTGGCGACTACGGCGCGTCAGTAAGCTCTTTGCAAG GTTGGAGAAGGACATCAGATTCAATTACTTGTGGACCAGGCTTGTCAAGCTCCTCGGT GTGACGGTCTTCTCGCTGCACTTCGCCGCGTGCATCTACCTGTCGATGGCGTTCCACTACAGGGACAAGGAGCTCACGTGGATCGGCAGCCAGATCCACGGCTTCGAGGACCGCAGCGTGTGGTTCAACTACACCTGCGCGGTGTACTGGGCCATGACCACGCTCGCCACCGTCGGCTACGGCGACCTGCACGCCGCCAACCCCGGCGAGATGCTGTTCAGCATCGCCTTCATGCTCTTCAACATCGGCCTCACCTCCTACATCATCGGCAACATCACCATCCTCGTCGTCCATGGAACCACCAACACCTTCAAAATG AGGGACATGGTGCAGAGGGCGTCGGTGTTCGGAAGGATGAACGGCCTGccgcgggcgacgagggagcAGATGATGGAGAGCGTGCAGCTCAGGTTCAGGATGGAGGAGCGGCTGGAGCAGGAGATGCTGTCCGAGCTGCCCAAGGCCGTGCGCTCTGGCATCGCGCTGCACATGTTCAGGGGGGCGGTCGAGAGCTGCTACCTGTTCCAAGGAGCCTCCAGCAAGCTCGTCGTGCAGCTG GTCGCTGACATGAAGGCGGAGTTCTTCCCACCCAAGGCGGATATCATCCTGGAGAACGAGGCTCCGACGGACTGCTATATCATTCTCTCCGGCGAAGTG GAGGCATTGACAACCCTCGAGGATGGCAGAGAGAAG CATGTGATGACAATAGGGTCTCGGGGAATGGCAGGTGAAATCGGGGTGATGTTCAACACCCCACAGCCATTCACCATCCGGAGCAGAACCCTCGCGCAGGTTGTCCGAATAAGTCACAGTCATATGGTTCAGACTGTTCGGCCTAACACCGCAGATGGGGTCATTGTGTTCACCAATTTTGTTCAG TACCTTGAATCCCTGAAGGTGAAGGCAAATGAAGCAGCCTTTGTTAGGGATCATCTCCGCAATGGCTGCACGACGGTGTTAGGAGGTGCAACCATGCTCAATGCAGATGAATCCAAAGGGAATGCTTACAGAATGTTGCAATGCAAAGAACCCAAACGGGTTATTATCCATGAGCACCTCCCGGATGGGTCTGGCACAGCACCGAATGGTTCACCAGGGAAGCTCGTCCTACTGCCAGATTCGTTCCAAGAACTGATGAAACTTTCAG AAAGGAAGTTTGGAAAGGCTGCGAGAGGGATCCTCACCGTGGATGGCGCCGAGGTAGATGACATTGAAGTGCTAAGAGATGGCGATCACTTGTTTTATAGTTGGTAG
- the LOC102717861 gene encoding uncharacterized protein LOC102717861 — protein sequence MEEDAAAAESPSPSPSSSGASPSPSPSPRSKRRRTDRYAQGFEFAPRLATAPAPTETLTPTATATAGPARGSPEWSEDSTFALLDAWGDRFVRAGRRSLRGDEWLEVSRLAAAAATRPPGYYSESQCRNRIDTLRKKYRKEKERLRLAARRSHHPSPSKWIYFDKMQSLMSPPSLPLQPPVVTRRRDTQPVPRQSWGLDAAGYVLGGCDDAGTRDSGSDAELGEGQTIEAVAGKGNEFEMLAESIRKLGDAYERVESSKRQHMAEVERMRKDLQRDLEVRRREILEKAQAEIARLSEEDGDEGELEEGKGKGDDNKMTGDGGGGKE from the coding sequence ATGGAGGAAGACGCGGCGGCTGCCGAAtccccctcgccgtcgccatcctcctctggcgcttccccctccccctccccctccccgcgCTCCAAGCGCCGCCGCACCGACCGCTACGCGCAAGGCTTCGAGTTCGCCCCGCGCCTAGCGACAGCGCCGGCGCCAACGGAGACGctgacgccgacggcgactgCGACGGCTGGGCCCGCGCGCGGCTCGCCCGAGTGGTCGGAGGACTCCACCTTCGCGCTCCTCGACGCCTGGGGCGACCGCTTCGtgcgcgccggccgccgcagccTCCGCGGGGACGAGTGGCTCGAGGTctcccgcctcgccgccgccgcggccacccgCCCCCCGGGGTACTACTCCGAGTCGCAGTGTCGCAACCGCATCGACACCCTCAGGAAGAAGTAcaggaaggagaaggagaggttgcgtctcgccgcccgccgctcccaccACCCCTCGCCTTCCAAATGGATCTACTTCGACAAGATGCAGTCTCTCATGTCCCCACCGTCGCTCCCGTTGCAGCCTCCCGTTGTGACTCGCCGACGAGACACGCAGCCGGTGCCGCGCCAATCTTGGGGTTTGGACGCTGCGGGGTATGTGCTGGGTGGGTGTGACGACGCAGGAACAAGGGATTCAGGGTCTGATGCGGAATTGGGGGAAGGGCAGACAATTGAGGCTGTTGCAGGGAAGGGGAATGAGTTTGAAATGCTTGCGGAGTCAATTCGGAAGCTTGGGGATGCGTATGAGAGGGTGGAGAGTAGCAAGAGGCAGCACATGGCTGAGGTAGAGCGCATGCGGAAGGATCTCCAAAGGGATCTTGAGGTGAGGAGAAGAGAGATATTGGAGAAGGCACAAGCAGAGATCGCCCGGCTTAGTGAGGAAGATGGGGATGAGGGTGAGCTTGAGGAGGGCAAGGGCAAAGGCGATGATAACAAAATGACCggggatggtggtggtggaaaaGAGTAG